The following nucleotide sequence is from Tardiphaga sp. 709.
TGCTGCGAATGCGCCGCTGATCGATCCGATGCTGGTGGCCACCGGCATCCAGATCGCGCGCACGCTCGGCCTCAAGAAGGTTATTCCGCTGCTAGCCCTGGCCGGCGTCGCACTTGGCTATATGGCCAATCGCAGCAGCGCAGCGGCAGATGATGATACGAATGAAACCGGCGACCCCGATGAGGTCGCCGACGATTGATTTAAATTGTCAGCGTGAAGATCAGGTCACGCAGCGCCCCGGCTGCAGCATCTTTGCCATCTCGCTGAGCACACTCACCGGCGGTTCGCAGCCCACCGCCGCACGCTGCGGTTTGGCATTCATGGGGAGAGGGCGGATATTGATGGCTTCATTCTTGGTTGGAGCCACCACGGGCGCGACGCCCATCCGCAGAAGGACGGACGTATCCGACAGACCCTGAATGCGGAACGAGAGAGTCTGGCTCTGCTCGTTCTGTGTGGTAATTAGTGATGCCCGGTCGCCCTTGGCAGCCCGGTTGACGCCGCTGGACGCAGCCTTGTCTGAATCGGTCAACGTGCCCCGCAGATCATTGCCGGAAGCATACTGGATGGCGCCGAACATGGTCGCTCCGGCGACCATTCCCAAGACCAAGCTGGATACCTTTGACATGTGAGCCTCGCCTGCCCTGCGCGACGTCGTTGCGACGCGTCCGTAATAGGAACGTGCGTCAAGGCTCTAGGTTCAAGAACGGCGATCACTTAACCGTGTGTTAAATATTTCGAGGCGCCGGGAACGGTTTTGATCGGCGGGCGTCATCCTGGCAGCCGGTCGTTCCCTGCCCCAATTGACCGGCGACGCGGGGTGTAGCTGTGGTGATGCCAGCTGCACCCCGCATTCTTTTGGGGGATAGGTAAGGCTCTCTCACCCTTCAAAGAATCGCGGGCAGAGGTATTTTGCTGCCCGCGACGCTCGGTTCATAGAGTTATCTGCTCGGCTTACTTCTTGCTCATCACCATTGGGCATGCACTCGCCGAGAGCGGCGAGAATGCATCCTCCCCCTTCACCGTGGCGAGGATCCTGAACACGTCATAGCTATCGGTGACCTCGGCAGGCTTCTTGACCTCGGCGAGATACATGTCGTGGACCATCAGATTGTCCGGACGCAGCTTTCCGTTACGCAGGAAGGCATCGTCAAAGGTACGCCCCTGCAGATCCTTGACCACGGCGGCAGGATCCTTGGTATTCGCGGCCTCCACCGACTTGATGTAGTTCAGCGTCGAGGAATAGACACCGGCCTGCATCATGCTCGGCGGCTTGCCCATCTTTGCAGCGTAGCGCTTGGAGAATGCACGCGTGCGGTCGTCCATGTTCCAGTAGAAGCCGGATGTCACCAGCAGGCCTTGCGCGCTCTTCAATCCGACGCTGCGGATGTCATTCACGTCGATCAAGAGCGCAATCATCTTCTGATCACCGCCCATCAAACCGAACTCTTCTGCCTGCTTGATGGCATTCTGCGTGTCACTGCCGGCATTGGCGATGGCGATGACCTTGGCGCCTGACGACTTGGCCGTCAGAAGCTGCGAGGAAAAATCTGCCGTGTTGATCGGATGCGGCGCACGGCCAAGCGCCTTGCCGCCGCCCTTCACGGCAACTTCCGTTACGTCACGCTCGAGCGCCTGGCCAAAGGCATAATCCGCAACAACGAAGAACCATGTGTCGCCACCCCGCTGAAGCATCGCCTTGCCGGCGACATTGGCCAGCGCGTAAGTATTGTAGGTCCACTGAATGAAGTTCGGCGAGCAAAACTTGCCGCTGAGATCCGCCGAGCCGCCGGCCGACGTGATAAACATCTTGTTGCGGTCCTTGGCGAAGGTCTGCACGGCGATGCAAACAGAGGACACCGGCACGTCAAGAATGACGTCGACGCCTTCCTGATCATACCACTGGCGCGCAATATTGCCGCCGACATCGGGCTTGTTGAGATGGTCGGCCTGGATCAGCTCTATCGCCTTGCCGAGCACCTTGCCGCCGCATTCCTCGATCGCGAGCTGCGCCGCAGCTACCGAGCCCTGCCCGCCATTGTCGGCGAACAGACCCGTCATGTCGGACAGCACACCAAACTTCAGTGGAGCATCCGCAGCGGCACGAACGATCGCCGGAGAAAAAACTGCAGCGCTGACGCCGGTTGCACCGAGGCCAGCCAGGAATGTACGTCGCTTCATCAATAGTCCTCCCGTTTTTGGTTTTTTGGTATGAAAGTATCATCGTCCTGTTGTGACGAAGATCATGGCGAGCCGAATGACGATCCTTTGTCGGGCAGCTCGAATTCAAGCAGCGCAGAGCTGAATGATTTCCCGTGCGTATCCAGCGCGAGCGATCGCACGACACCGCCACCAAGCGCGCCCGTCAGCACGAAGTTCAGCGCGCCAAGCGCCGGCAGTTCATAGCGCATGACGGTGCCGGTGATGGTGTCGCCGAAATGGTCCACGACGCAATCGGCAGTCACATGCTCGGCCAGAAACGCGAAGTCACCCATATCGAAAGCGATGACGGAAATGTTGGACGTGTCGCCCTTATCGCCGCTGCGTGAATGCGCGATCTCATGGAGTTTCATGGTCACGCCTCCATGAATGTGACTGATGACGTCACGACAGCTTCGGGCAGCAAGGCCGAAGCGACGCCGACGATTTCGCGCGCCGATTTCCAGGCCCCGCCGCCACCGGCAGGCCCGTTGGTGTAAAGCGTCTCGACCTCATTGCCGATCTTCACGGCCTCTGCG
It contains:
- a CDS encoding ABC transporter substrate-binding protein is translated as MKRRTFLAGLGATGVSAAVFSPAIVRAAADAPLKFGVLSDMTGLFADNGGQGSVAAAQLAIEECGGKVLGKAIELIQADHLNKPDVGGNIARQWYDQEGVDVILDVPVSSVCIAVQTFAKDRNKMFITSAGGSADLSGKFCSPNFIQWTYNTYALANVAGKAMLQRGGDTWFFVVADYAFGQALERDVTEVAVKGGGKALGRAPHPINTADFSSQLLTAKSSGAKVIAIANAGSDTQNAIKQAEEFGLMGGDQKMIALLIDVNDIRSVGLKSAQGLLVTSGFYWNMDDRTRAFSKRYAAKMGKPPSMMQAGVYSSTLNYIKSVEAANTKDPAAVVKDLQGRTFDDAFLRNGKLRPDNLMVHDMYLAEVKKPAEVTDSYDVFRILATVKGEDAFSPLSASACPMVMSKK